A stretch of DNA from Strigops habroptila isolate Jane chromosome 1, bStrHab1.2.pri, whole genome shotgun sequence:
tcttatcAAGATCTGTACTGGAACACCCCTGTCTTATGGTGTCATGTGTGTGGGAGTAGATAGTTCAGGgattaataaaatattgttgTGCCTTATCGGATCTCTGACTCTTTAAATCCCTCAAGGACACTTAGCAGAAATTTGTCATTTTCAGTTTGTGAATCTTCTGCTGATTCTGACGTATAGTCGCTGAAGATAACAAGGAATGGtcctccagctcttcctctgaCGCAGGAACTGTGGgctctgtttttcctgctgccaCCAATAAAGCTGAAAGaccttttctcattcttcttgTTGGAACTTATTTTCGCAAGCTTCTGTTTGTTCTTGCAGTGGTGTACTGTTGATGCCCTTCTGTACCAATCTATTTTAAGACTAAAAGTAGTGTtcttaaaaatcaaatccaCTTAGGGCCTTAAGTGCAACTCTTACCTACAAGTTGGCACCCCTAAGCCTTCTTAAGTTAGCTATCAGTAGTTGAATTTTTAAAGGTACTTTTAAAGGTTATAAACCTTTTGTTCCAGATCTATCAGTTATTCTGAATGTAGAAATCATTGCTTCGGGCAGAATTTCTGTACTGGATCAAGGCCATAATTTCTCTGTCCTCCTCTGTTTCAGAAGGTACATGAAGTCCCACAACAAGAGCCGTGTGGGCAGCCTGGCCTCCAGGAGTGGGGCTGCTCTGATCCCAGGAGTCTGAGATTATCAAAACTTGTTTCATAAAAGCAGTTCTGTATTGAGAAAGGTATCCATAAATGTAATTCATGCTAACaagctgctggaagcagtgGTATAGGCGCAGACTTAAGGCAGTGAGCAGATATGGTTTCTGAAAAtctgttgtttggggtttttatttctttattttgaacttcctgattgttttgttttgtttttttagttgAATTAAATTTCGCTTTGCTTTTTTGCtacaggaagaaacagaagctaaTGATTTCTTCTTGAATTTATTTGGTGTAAGCAGGGCTAACTTAAATGTTAGGTCATGTTGCTTTTCCGGTTGAGTTCTGAAATGCACTGAGATTGAACCATCTCTGTGGACAGCTACCCTGtcattgtggggtttttgcaCAGCTAATTGGAATGTTACTTGTAGCAATTTGTGGCCGTTGCTCCTTGCTCTCATTTCTGTTAGTCTTGGGTTAATAATTCCTTTCTTCACTCTGGAGAaaggagtttttttttttcctgtttgtgtgTCAATACTTTCTTATTCCTTTTCCAAGCATTGCTGTATTCTGAAGGGACTTTTGGGAGCTAGGAAGTTGTACATGTGCCGTACTACACAACCTAGATCCCTGATTCAGTGTTGTCTGAATAATTgcaattaaatgcaaaatagtTACAAATCCTGTCTCCTTTTTACAGGCACCCCTGGGATACGGTGATCAAAGCTGCTATGAGAAAGTACCCCAACCCAATGAATCCGTGTGTGGTAGGAGTGGATGTCCTTGACAGAACCCTGGATAACCAGGGGAGGTTGCACAGCCACCGTCTCCTCAGCACGGAGTGGGGATTGCCGAGTATTGTGAAAGCGGTACGCTTTGACAGTGGCAATGGTTTGCTAAGGCTGTGATGCATTTTTATGTTGTCACCAGAATTGGAGCCGAATTCGAAGTAAAAGCTTCATTTGTAGGAAATACAATCCACAAATACCACATAAGCTGTAATTAGTGTACCTAGTGGCGAGAATATGTGTAGGCTTTATATGTCTATCGAGTCCATATGTCTATACATGCCTTCCAGACTGGTCTGTGTCATGCTGTATGGCTGATACCACCTGCAAGGATGTAGTCTTGCCAGTGATCCCACTGTTGTGATATCCATTAATTACTCTGTCACTAGAAACTTGACATTTGTgtatttcagggtttttttttgttttgtttttagtacttaactttattttttgctttcttccttttcagatttTAGGAACAAGTAGAACTCTGACTTACATTGAGGAACATTCTGTGGTAgatccagtggaaaaaaagatggagcTTTGCTCAACTAATGTGAGTGGTAGCTTAAGAAATTACTGGTAATTAGTTCTGGAGATTAGATGTTTTGCTCTTAACATTTAGATTAGAAATGTGTTTGCATCTTTCATCAGGAGGCGGCAATTTCCACATCTTAGTTGGCATGTTAGCTGGCTCTTCTTtattcctccttcttctttccaCAAATAGAAAACTTTACATACTTTGGGATCAAACAtttgtgattcttttttaatgtaaggCTGTTTCTCAGAATTCATGTAAAATAGCTTGACTTTAGATGAATAACTTGTTCTACATTATGCTGCCATTTACAACAAAAGTGGTAAcgtgaaatgccttttttcacAAGATGTAAATGAAGTATTATGCTATATCCTGGGAACTTGTAACTATCAGATTTAAAGTGGAGTTGTCTGTAGGAGATCATTGTCTCTGCACAAGATACATTGTCTTTCTGGAGTATTAATTTTCTGTACAGTCCAAATAGTGTTATGGTGGTCTTGATCTTGAAGAGCCTCTCTGGGTCACATGCCATAAGTCAGATAAGACTCAacattcagagaaaacaaatggaaagctGCTTGTGCTTTGTACTGTGAATAGGCAGTTAGATTGATATAATTAGATCTAGGATAGGAGAAGATGCATCACCCTTTATAGGTCTTTTTATTGACTGTGTTCTGGGTTTTATATTCAATGTACACTGCTCTGTCTCTGACATTAAATTGAGTGCTCTACTTTTGAGAAGTGCTGTTGATAACAGAAAAACGAAAGGCAGGAAGTGAGAATTTaagctttattattttctttttaagattaCTCTCACAAACTTGGTGTCTGTTGATGAGAGACTGGTTTACACGCCCCATCCTGAAAACCCTGAAAAGTAAGTAAGGATATTTTTGTGCTTCTTTTGTACATAGGAGACATTTATGTTAGTCCAATTCACTTTAGGtattaacttttctttattctcttaCAGAACTGTGCTAACTCAAGAAGCAATTATTACTGTTAAAGGCATTAGCTTGAGCAGTTATCTGGAAAGCTTAATGGCGAACACAATCTCTTCCAACGCCAGAAAGGTAcatctttattctgttttttctctctctccttccacccctacctttctttttgttaaaagaGTAATTGTCAATCACATGTCCTGaatactgtatttaatttcGCTAAACTTTGTGCACAGTTTCAACTCTGCAACTAGAATGTAATTTCCCAAAGCATGAAAAGGTTTCACtacaaaatatttggtttttaaCTAGAAATACACAGCAGAACAAACAAACTTCTGTGTGCATGCTGCATAATATACATATAGCATACACATATTGCTagctggttttgttgggttggggtttttttggtttttttttccaaagcacctTTTTAAACACTAACCTCTATTTCCAGGAGTTAGTGGTAGTAGTGAACATAACTTCCTTTTCAGGCTTTGTAATCTGGATTTAGCAGTTGATGCTAGCATAttatctctgctgctttgtcacTTGTTCCAGTTACTATCCATTACTGAGCTGTCTCCTTGCCTTTGCTGAAAGTAATGTAGTATAAGCAGAGGCACTTTCTTTGAAGAGGTGAAACTATGCTGCCTTTTGTAGGTAACACTACACCGCCTCCTCTGTCTTGTGCTTGCTTTTTCTACTTGGCTTGCAGCCATGGAGCTGCActtcagcacaggcagagctaCGGGAGTGCTTATTTTTGGGTGCTTCATCCTGTACTGCTTCAGGGAAGGTGGGAAAGAAATGGAGTTGCTAGAGAAGCATAGGCATCACTGCTGAACAGCAGGATGAGTGCACATGAAATCTGAGtttgtgctctgctttgctggggaGGTTGAGCGCAGTGGGTATCTGGCCCAGGTAACTCCTGCTATGCCAGAGAGCCCGGGCTTTGGCCAGCCCTTTGTCCTTGTGAGAGATGTTGCTTGACCAAGGCAGTGTAAGTCAACTTGATAGGAGGCATCGATCAACTAGGTCATAGAGGAGACagccttcttttcctcccttctgtgTGCTTCCCCAAAAGTGAAGGGGAAACAGGTTAAAATCgggagatggggaaggagagatgAGTAATTTCTAGACACTGAAGACTAACTTTAACTAACTGAGTGCTCTCTGTGTTTGAAAGTCATAAATGGAATGGATTTCAGATAAATTACAATTCTTCTCTGATccagtttccatttaaaagtcTGTGTAGGTCACATATATTCTTGACAGAGAAGTTCAAACCCTGGCTCACAACCAAACTTCAGGCTGACTCGGAGGTAGTAAAGCACTAGCTAGTTGGAATGGCCAGATCAACTGGGCACACCAGCTTGCAAGCTTCTTGCAAATCAAAAAGACCACCTTGTCCTTTGTGTTTCACTGAAGAGTCTCTAGAGATTTGAACTTGGCAGGAATTTGTACTTGCTCTTACCAGCCCTTTCCGTGCTAGCCAGTAACCTCCTCCGCTATTACTAGTTCTTCttgcatgctgtgctgtgcctctGTGCTCTTCGCACCCCACTTAAACTTCATGAACGTTGCTGACAAATGTTTTATTGTTCTGCAGAAATAGGAAGTTAGTGTTGAGATTTTGCTCTGAGGTAGAAGTGGCAGATGATGCATTATTATTCTTACTGATGATGGAAGATCATTTGCCATATGTTGTAAATCTTTTTTGTGTTACTCCAGGGGTGGGATGCTATTGAGTGGATAATTCAAAATTCTGAAAGCGCTCTAAGCTAGCAGTGCTCCACATCTCCAGGTTACTAACTAGTGGTAATGCCAGCATTATTCTTCTTGGTACAGCATCTCAGCTTTCTAGCGAATATGTGCATGGATTGTTGTCACGTGAATTTCGTAAATTAACCTGCATGTATGTTCTATACATTGCATACAGGAATGGCAAACATGTTCAttacactgcagctgcagagagtgAGAGTAGGTCAGGTCTAGGCTGGATCCTGTGCCACTGGACAGCCAACTTGCTGCAGCCGTCTCTTGTGCCACACAGTATTGCTTTCCATTGGAAGTGGAATGATGACTGCAGATAACCAGGCATGTGAATGAGTTCTTCCACCAAGAGTTTGATCTGGTCCTagtttctgtgatttcagtgtGTCAAACTGACACCTGAAGAAATGAGTAAATTGGTTAGTGACCGGAATTGGcattatgaaaatgaaacagaattgtATTCTTggaatagaaaattaatttattgaaaCAGATTGCCTAACAGGGGTGATCTTTTGCGGAGTGaaattgtatttgcttttcttatgcCTGAGGAATATTGTTGCCCTTCTGTGAATTTCTGTGGAAGTCTGTACAAAGCTTGAAGCTGACAGAATGCCAGgctgtttgtgttttccattGCTCTTGTAGTTACATTCATCTTGGTAGTGATGTGTCCCTCGAGTGATGTGACTATAAAAAAATGTGACTCCAAGATTCAGAGAACTTAGTGTACTTGCCTCTGTGGTGCATCTGTGCAGACTGTTTTCCTTCCACTAGTCAGTATAGCCTGTCTCTGTCATTCCTGTATTGGCTTATGCTTCAACTAATAagattccttaaaaaaaagaaaaaatccattatGCTGCTTCCCCACCAGCAGACTTTCATATGCAGCGTTTGGTCTGCCAAACATGTCACACTGCAAACATATGCAATAAAGACTAATGTAATATGCATGCTTTGTTATGAATGTGCTTGCTTAATGACTTACTACAGAATTTGTTGTACAGTATGAAACTTTATAGACCGATCCtctgtcagatttttttctggtaacTGGTCAGTCCTACAGTACTTGGAGGCTTTGCATCTAGTTGAGATTTGTAACTTAATTTCCTGTGCAGAATATTGCTGAAGTCTTCCTTGCCAATATCACAAGTTTAGCTGCAAACTGTAGCATATCATGTATGCAGGTCTAAGGAGATGTGCAGACCTGTGTAGTCTcaaaaactgaaggaaatatCTTGCTGCTCCAGTTGAATGACATGGATTTTTTAGATCTATTTCATCTTATCAACAAATATATCAACTAAACCACTATGGTTTAGTTAGTATTTTTTCTACTGAGTATTTTCTACATCAGAGGTATTTGACTTTCCAACAGGTCTTCGTGCAATCAGACAAATACAACATCTAAGCTGTTGCTGGCTTACCCAGTTCTCTGTGCCTGTGTCGCCAAAGACAGGACATTTTAACCTGacttttaaatatctaaatGCATCCTTACTGAAAGATCattccccctctctccctccaccTGCTTCCTTACTGAGCACTCCACTCAGCTAATTCATGGCTACTCCTGCCTGGGTGCTCTTATGCATGCTTTGCTGGTGTCCCCAGGTCTTGCACAGGATGGTAGAAGTTACCACCTGCTGAAGCATGGTGGATCTGGTGCTCAAATGGGAGGAACTCAGAAGTTAAATCATACTCTTCTAACGACTTTTTCCAGCAACCCATGCTTAAACTGGACAATTTAAATCACACTTTGTTGAATATTGttagtgttttttaaaagcatatctTGAACTAAGTTAACTTAAACATACTAGTTCTTGAGCTAATTCTGGGTAGAGTTGAATCCCCCTTTCTGAGCTCTGGCCAAGAGCTGAACTGGATGTTGTGGTACGTGAATGACTTTTCTCAGCTGAAGAACTGCCTGCCAGTGCAGACGTAGCAATTAGTGTTGTTCAGCAAGTCTCTGTAATATGAAAAACCTAAAGAGAAACAgagtctttatttcttttaatagacTACACTTTGCAGCCTGGAACTAGGCTTTTTATATTATTCCAGAGTAATGTTTCTAGCcacaaaaaaatttcttcagaagtgtgtgtgggttttggtttgacttgtttgtttgttagcttgaggttttcaaagctgtttatGCAGATTCTTGCTTAGTAGTTTATAATGAACAACAGCAGATTCTGGACACTTCATGAGGTTTTTGTTCACTTTATCACCTCTAATGCATGCAACAAAAATAGCGTATCATAGTTCAGAAcaaaactctgtgtgtgtggaggggtgTTCCTCTACTTTCTCTCACTCTCTGCAGAGGACCTGAACACTGACACTGGCTCTCCTGAAGGCTTAGGGCTTTGGGGCTCAGACCTTTTATCTGCAGAACTCCTCTAGACTTGGCCAGAGCCATGTGGCTCCCAGTTACTGCTCTCCACAGTTTGTACTTCTTACTCTTAGTAGGGTAATAGAGGTGAATGTCTCTTGGCTTctctttaagagaaaaaagaccAGGTGTTCTCCTGCTCTGATCCCATCCACTTGTTTTGGCAAAAGCTGTTATTCTGCGATTGTGGAGCTCTAAAATCTTGCACTTCTATTTAGTTAAAGTGCTTCTCTTTATATTCTTGGCTTCATCATGTGTCTGGCTGCATGCTCATCATGTGGTCATTGGGGTGCAGCTGCTACAGGGTCTTCTTAAGGTAAAAGCTTTTTATCATGCTTATTTTGCTGCATTCCCCAGCTCTTACTAAAGCGTTGGCTGTCAGTGTTTAGCTTCGAGGCATTCCCACTCTGAGAACTGAACAGAGAAAGACCATACCTTGATATAAAATGTGCAACTGTAGTCTCTCAGTCTGCTTTACATGCTAAAAGTTGCTGTGCGTGAGTGTAGACTTTGGTGTGAGTCCATCTCTGAACTCTTGCTAGGTATCAAATCAGTTAGTTGCTGCTTCAAAGAGCACTTGGAAGGCTCTCTTTCTTTGTCCTGGATCTTCTCAAAACCTGCACATATAACCTGGTTAATGAATCTGAGAACGGTATCTAGACTTTGCCATAAATTTGCTGATATTCTTTGGGGGTGGGGGCAGCAAACAGTAAAAACAGCCTCACTTTTACATAAGGGAACTTAACTGCTGAATTAGGCTTTTTGCTGAGGTGTGCTACTGGGAGCTCACACCAATATTGCATTTACTCCTTGCTTATGGGTTAAGCAAATGCCTTTGCAGTGAAGTTTCCATCAGAAGATGCTAGGAAATTATCAATATAATCTGGTATCAAACTATGCAGggcatgaaattaattttaaaacaaattctaTGTCTGACAGAGGAAAAACTATAGAAACATGAGCAGTGGTGGTGTATGTGTTCTGATCCTAAATTCCAGCATTTTCCTGGCAGGGTCGGGATGCCCTGGAATGGGTGATCAGCAAACTAAACACAGAATTGGAGGAGCTGAAGTCAACACGTGAGGGCATGAAACCAGCCATGGCAGCAGCgtcaacagaaaaataaacccaaaaattCCAGGGAAGTGACAGAAGAGTCTTATTCTCCAGACTGCTTTGTAGATCTCCCTGCCAAGGCTGATCTGCACaagttttatatatttgtaaGAACTTTGGATCAGCGGAAAAGTAACCTCATCTGTCAtctccacagcagctcctgttgCCTACTGAAGACTAAATTGACCTCCTGCAAATGctcttttaatttaaaccatttatttttaacactggaaacaaaacatttagCACATTTAAAACTGCCTAAATGTGCCTTTCCTAACAAAGATAGAAAGTATGTTATATTTACATcatcttggtttttttgtaCTCGAACTTGAAAAGAACGCATGTGTGGTATTAAGAGTTTTCCACGTGAACATTCATTCTGTGAAGGGCTGAATTTTGTCTGCTTTGTAATCTGATAATGTCTTAAGGCATTTAAAGGGAACTACTTGAGTCAGAACATGATACTGTAGAATTAGATACCTATCGAGAGGATCATATCGAAAAGCTAAAACTTGCGTGGTACtaacttttcttctcttgtttaaaTGTGCTGCCTGAACATGACACAGAGATACTTTACCTCTCAGATGTTTGTATCCAAACAAAGATAAAGTTTCTATTGATGTTAATAGCCTAAACCAGTTTTTTGGTGGGGAGAAaggtataatttattttcatatttattagCTTGCCCTAgttcctcccctccccatgAGGAGAGGAGTAGTAATTCCTGGAAGGTGCTGGAAAATACTTCTCTTATTTATCTCTAAGAAGGGTACTTGAAGGCTACTTGAATGAATAGACTGTGCTGTTCCACTGATCCTTGCTCTTCACATCCTGTCTTAACTGAGGGAGAGACTGATGCAATAACCAGAAGAGCTGAAATGAGGAATAAGCAGGAAATCTGGGATGGTAAGGTTTTATGAACATGCACTTTCCATGCTCTGAACGGAGAAAACAGgactagaagaaaaacaaatggacTCTCCTTTTTGAGTGCTTTTACTAACTACTGACTACCAGTGTAACTGAATTTTTTCAACACTTTTCCACATTGGTACAAAATGATTTTAggataattttaaatgcttctcaTTATCTGGAAAAGTATTCCAGTAACTGCAGAAATTGCATGCtataaaacatgcagaaatataAAAGTACCAGTCCTAACCTTCTCTGATGTTCACAACATTTTCATATTTGGTCCAGATGTAGTATATGTTTCTTACAGCCTTGTGGTTAGGGcattttaacttatttttggTGTTCACGCAAAAAGTGAACTAAGTGTTGCAAGGATGTTTACTCATTCAAGTGGCAAGCATGTGTTTAGGAAGCTGTTAAAGAGCATGAGTAACTTCTAAAAAAGCTAGAAGAGCAAAGTGTTGGTCACTGTCTTGATCTGGTAACTTTAAAGTGTCTGTAGCTTAAGGGAAGTTTCAGCGTTCGTATTCTGGGTAGTTTGAAAGTGAACATGAATTTGGGTGTAACTGTAGTCTCACTGAATTACAGGGTCCTAATGAATAaacttaatttaaatatatatatatattagttCAAAGCTATGAAATTAGTAGCTAACATTTACACTGCTCTTTTTATATGGACCGAAGGTCTTTCTTATTTTGGAACAGAAACTTAGAGCTTAAAGGCTGACAGCAGCTCCTTTCCAGAAGATACACTGGATAGCTTTGGTGCAGGTCAGTTGTTGACTGCTTCCCAGAGGAGCCATGCCACTTCCTGGATAAGGAATGCAGAAGATGTTCTAGCTCCTGGTGGCGTTCAGCTGGGAAGGGAAGTGCAGCTATGGCAGAGCTCTGCAAACGAAAGGAAAAGATGAGTAAGTGTCTGTGCATGTGGAAACCTGTACTGCAGCACTTCCACACATCCCTACTGGAGATGATGAAAGCATAACTGTTGGGGGGTAGAAAAGCCTTTGGAGAGGTtcatgtgctgctttgctttggaagaagGATTGTCTAAAGCTGCTTCTTGCATCAGGTTTGAAATAGTTACTTAGTGTTGTCTTAAAGCTGATTTGTGTGTAGCACCTACCAGCACTAGCTGGTATCCCAGGAAGGCCACCACAGGCTCCTGTGTTCTCTTCAGGGCCAAACTCCTCTGCCGCACCTTGGGTCAGTATCAGTTATCCATCAGTTTTCTGGATTACATCCTTTGcactttgtttccttcttccagaAACAAATCCTTACCTGCTTGTgttgcagcatctctgctctgtttcattCCACACTGATTTTGGGCTGCTTCCACTCTGCGTTTCGTGCTTCTTGTGAACTCTAGGGTTTGGTGCTTGGGTGTCCAGTCTGTGTGCAGCTCACTTGCTGCGGATCGCTACCTTGCCTGCTTGTGCTCagtccttttctgcttttctctagGCTAAATGGGAGTGGGGAAACTTTGGGCAGGAAAAGGACTAATTTCCTCCAGAAGCCAGTTCCATCACGCAGCTGCCTCTCTGCATtgctgggcagtgctgctgctgcttctcgCCTTGTCTTTGGGGTAGGTGACACTCCTGCACCTCCTGTGGCTGCATGTTTTTCCAGTGTGTACAAAGGACCAGTGCTCACACCTGGGACCAAGCAGGCTCTGGTGTTTAGCAGATGAAttggtttttaatttcctattaGCTTTCGTGAACACTTCTACTCTCCTGCTTTCTGCCCATCTAGTTTGCATATGGGGCACGCACCCTTCTCCCTTGACCGTGTGACTCTTCTCTATGGGATCTGATAGGATCTGTACCTGTATGTTCGGCCCTGCTGTGCATAACATGTTTTTGAAGCACTCCAGTTCTGTCACTGTTACAGTCTGAGTTGACCCTTGGGGCAAAAAACCCCCTACCTTTGGAATTGGTTATCTTGGTCCATCCCGAGGGAAACTCCCccatcttttctttatttactgGAAGTGGCTAAAAAATATTTCCGAAGTCAGTTTTGTGTCATGTGCATTGATGGAGGTGTCTGTCAAAGCCAGAAAGCTGTATGTGAGGGGAAGCGCTAGGCTGCTtgtgggagtggggggaggacCAAGCAGAAGGAAGCTCAGCGCATGTAGCCATGCTCATTAATGGGTGGCACGTGCCATTTTGAGTAAGAATTCTGCACTTTGAGGGGTGAAAACAGAGATTAGTGTGTTGGGGAAGGgagattgctgctgctgttcaagCCACTGAGGTTTGCAGTTCGGTGTTTCTCAGCTGTTTGTTAGGTTGCAATTCCAGGCGGGGGTGTCGATGCAGGGAGGTGGTTTGATTTGAAGAATTTAGTGCCGGCATATTGGGCCTCCAGCTTGGTGAGAAGTGGGGCTGCTCACCTTGCCCAGTAACTACAGCTGTGTTGCACATGCCTGCTGTGGAAGGATGAAGCTGGAGAAGGATGACTGCAGGGAAACAGCGAGGGAGCACGGCAATGGTGGCTCCCAGAGCATGGCAAACGGGCCTGTTTGTTTGTTATCACTTGGCCCTGAAGGATCTTAAGCTGTTGAAGATACCAGACTTGAGGTAAACTCCAGTTTCTGGTTAATGTCTGGTTTTCATGCTAGTGCAGACAGGCTTATGTTAGCAACAAAAAGCATTAACTTAAAACAGTGTAATCAAATGCTCTTGTGTGTAATGGGTTTTGTGTAGGTTatccattttcttattttcctgacTTGTCCTTGTGCCAGTGTAAGTCTTCCATGCTCCCCCAcgctgctttcttctttcccccatcAGGTCAGCAGGCATGATGAGGGAAATATATTTACTAGGAAAAGGGGCAATCCTGGTGTAAGTTGTGGTATTCTGGAAAGACGCTTAACACAATGGAAGGCACTGAACTGCAGCACATAGCGTGTACCAGGAATTGCTGTATCTGGTGATGTAAGAAAGGAGCACTGAGATGAGCAGTGACATTCTGTGATGTGACACTTTTCATTTACATCCTCAGGTGGAGCAGTGGGTAACACCGTTCCTGTTCTTGTATCTTCCTAGATTGTAAGCTGTGAAGGGCAGGACTCTGTAAAGTGTCTGTGTACACTATGGTGCTATCTCAAATAAATGACAtcctccatttaaaaaaacacttctGGGTGTAAGTGCTGTAATGTGAAACGGGCTGTTGGTTTGCAGAGGAggctgaagaaaatgtattgGTGTCAGCGTGTGCTGGGTAAGCAGCAGCAGGCTCCCAGGAGCTCGCTGCAAGCCACACATCGTGCTGGTCAAAAGCTCTGCAGGCATCCTCCATGCCTGAACTGAGTCcagcagctgcttcattttgctgttaACAGGAAGGAGTCCTCTAAAATGACTTGTAAATCAGACCTGATTTCTCTCACAAACTCTCTTCTTACCCCACCCACACCACTTGCCACTGGTCAGAGCCATGCAGGTTATGGGCTGGCCTTTTCCAGATCTGGGTCATGCTTTTGCTATGGATTTGTTCAACGAAGAGGCATTTTTATGAAGCACAAGTCCTGTCCTCTtcatttttccacagctgagaTGACTGAGGTACGATTCTCACTTTACTGTAAGGCACCTGCAAGTAAAACCATCAGTAAGGGCTCCTCATTTGGGGCCATGCTGGCACACCACTTCCCCTTCTTATTCTTCTGTTATTATTTTGTGTCTAACCTTGTTaaatcctgcagcagcaaaggtcTGGGGCTCTACCTGACCACACAAATGTGGAATGTACCCTTACCAGCTGTGCAGTATAAGAAACTGCTCACTATAGTTGGCTCAAGAAAGTGAGAGcaatgaaatgtcattttaaagaactttttatTAGTAATGCATAAACAAGAAATGGCATTTCAGTACCACATAAcatgaaaacaagcagaagacAATTCTGTTGCCTTTCTCTATCATAGCTGATGCCCCTGGTGTGCCTGAAGCTGCACTGACAGTACAGGTGCAGTGGCAgcacagaagcaggagaaggtTGAAGGGGAAGGGTTTGTGCTTTGGTACCTATTAGTGTCCAAAAAGTGCACCTCctgtttgggattttcttttttcccctttattaaAGGAGAggcctggggaaggggaaccagctttaagagaaaaatacagttcaaaTGCCCTCctcattctttgttttgctttctgattcACAGGGAGTGTAACCACCAGCTCCCTCCACAGGTGGATGCCGATCTTAAATGCCTGCGCCAAAGCTGGGCCTTGGCCTCTACCTATCTTGTAAGCTGGACCACAAGCATGCAGCCTCTCTCTATATATACATCAACTTAACTGTTGGTGcttgtttcctcccagctttggAAGCCAACCCCCTGCAGAAGGTGCAGCAGCTCGTGCCTGTGTCCTTCAGTTCAGCAGCCCCCTGAAATCCAATTCAACAGGCCTGTGCTGCACTGTT
This window harbors:
- the PRELID3A gene encoding PRELI domain containing protein 3A isoform X1, with the protein product MKIWSSEHVFGHPWDTVIKAAMRKYPNPMNPCVVGVDVLDRTLDNQGRLHSHRLLSTEWGLPSIVKAILGTSRTLTYIEEHSVVDPVEKKMELCSTNITLTNLVSVDERLVYTPHPENPEKTVLTQEAIITVKGISLSSYLESLMANTISSNARKGRDALEWVISKLNTELEELKSTREGMKPAMAAASTEK
- the PRELID3A gene encoding PRELI domain containing protein 3A isoform X2, yielding MKIWSSEHVFGHPWDTVIKAAMRKYPNPMNPCVVGVDVLDRTLDNQGRLHSHRLLSTEWGLPSIVKAILGTSRTLTYIEEHSVVDPVEKKMELCSTNITLTNLVSVDERLVYTPHPENPEKTVLTQEAIITVKGISLSSYLESLMANTISSNARKGWDAIEWIIQNSESALS
- the PRELID3A gene encoding PRELI domain containing protein 3A isoform X3; translation: MKIWSSEHVFGHPWDTVIKAAMRKYPNPMNPCVVGVDVLDRTLDNQGRLHSHRLLSTEWGLPSIVKAILGTSRTLTYIEEHSVVDPVEKKMELCSTNITLTNLVSVDERLVYTPHPENPEKTVLTQEAIITVKGISLSSYLESLMANTISSNARKKLRA